In Biomphalaria glabrata chromosome 16, xgBioGlab47.1, whole genome shotgun sequence, the sequence tgttcactatttcttccatctttctttcttttcccttctcaatttcaagaccatcatatatgtccatcgcttttgttcctataattgttagaaaggtggccactctgacctcctctgattcttccgacaatttaatggctaactcatagtttcgccagctccggtgaaacttttgccaattagcggccatgtttccttctacctcgagcggctcgggtacaggaaggaaatttctagctgccattgcacggcgtagccttgaattgttgtctatttattattgcaaacaattaacctttatatactgattaatgattacctctgatcattaatacaccgctgccaccatgttaattatgatctaggttcacagtcagcaataaacaaacaacaaccattagtgtcatggcggagaatgatactttattatattgaacgcgtgcacctttgcgcaccatatcaacagtTACCATGGGTTATAACTCTTCACACATCACTTTCATATAACATTCTCtctttttatagtttaaaaggctgggtgaataaataaaaaaggtgTTTTAACAGCTAGTTTTTAGCCGGTAACAGAGGCGTAGCCACCATGACATGAAAATGTTCATTACTCCAGAACATATGAACGAAAGGAGCTCAAAGGAGCGCCCTTGATAGAAAaggcaaaagaaaaaaggaatgcGTTGACTGTAAAAAGCAGACACAAGTAAATTAGATAAAACGTAAAACAACACATTTGTTTGTTAACGCGAAAGCCCTGATAGAATCGTTTCTTACTTACAGAATATCCACAAGAATTGAATACCATATCACTTGGGCGTCCAAGAAGTCTGTACTGAATTTAGTGTAACGACTATTTGTAAAACATGATTCATTCGCTggaatacactttttaaaatgtaggcctactagataccCTACATAATGACTCGACTTGTCTTTTGTTACACTCAACCTTCGAGTTGAGTTTCTAAGAAGGAAGGCCATCATCATAGTCTTGAAATAGGACCTACGACAACCTTGCCACATCGCTGACTGTATAAATGGCTTCTTCTGTTTCGGAAGACAACGGAtgtgcccagatgagtcacttgTTTTGGTTTCGTCTAGAGACGGGGCAGAACCAGAACGGGGCAGAATCagaatcaagccaattctgaaGCGGCAGAGTTTTGCCACAGTTCTTGCATTTAGATGCATCTGccctagggctagctgacagggcagctttcattttctttctcttcgcTAATGCAGCTTTGTTTCTATTGCTCTCGGCGATGTTCGTGCCAGCgctacagtctgtctccatgctgtcctgtctcctcccacatactttcgttaATGCCTTGGTTCTCAATAGTTCTCATGTCTCGCatacatctctatatgttttcttgggcggcccttgggtctgaatCCCTACGCAAGCTCAGCttataggatgtctttagggattcttctatctggcatgcgggtgacatgtccgagccagcgtagtcttgtCTGTGTCAGAAGAGCTTAGAttctgttcatattggccagttTCAGAACATCCTTGTTGTAGTCATGGttccaggagatgcacattatgctTCCCGGGCAGCGTAAGTCAAAGCTATTTATCTATGCTCTTGACACaagtatgttgaccagctctcattgccataaagaagagtgctcacaacacaggcattGTAGACCAGGACTTTGGTTACCGTagtcaatttggtattttcccacacCCGCTTGGAGAATTTTGCCtttgctgcagaagcctttcctattctttttgtcagctcaatGTCTAAATCTACGTTGCTAGCGATTGGTGATCCCAAGAAGGTGAATTCCTGCACCATTGTAAGGGTGTGATCTCCAATATCTATCGCGGGTCTTTCTTTGACAAGGGACTATATTATCTATTAATACGGAGAAATTATTATCTCGTTCATAATGAAATGATTATTAAACTGTTTCATTTGAAGGAGGTAAAATGAGTTTTGAATGGGCCAAAGAACAAGTGGAAAAGTTCAAATTTGACTTTGATGATGCAGACAAAGACAAAAGTGGGTCACTGTCCTTCAGTGAAGTCTATCAGGTCCTTAAAAAAGTTGGATTTAATGGATCGGAGCAAGAAGCACAAGTAGGTTCATATTGAGCAGTCAATTATCAAAATTTAATCTTCACAATTACGTGAACATCTAGATGCATTGCAGACagaatatagatagatagatagatagatagatagatagatagatagatagatagatagatagatagatagatagatagatagatagatagatagatagatagatagatagatagatagatagatagatagatagatagatagatagatagatagatagataggcatattgattgattgattgaatgATTTCAAATACGAAAATAACAATACCCAATCTATTTTCCAATGCCTACAAATAGTCACCGATAATCAAATACAcctttgttttgaaatattctCCAATATCCTTTTTTTTCAGGTGATATTCGGACATTTAGACCGTGACAGTGATAAGAAAGTTACACGAGAAGAATTTGAAGCATCACTCAAAAATTTACCAAGGCTTACAATCAAGTGagacttaaaaattattttcaaagcCCATTTAAACTTTTGTTCACCGCTTGTGCAATAACTGTTCACTCCGTCGGAAGAACCTAGTCATAGTCCATTCATAGCCTCCCTTGGGAAAAGAATGGAACTTCCACAATAGGCCcctatactatatctagacacAGAATCTTCTTAATCAAAAGACTAAATGGAACACTAAATTGTGATTTTCTGTGTATtttcgatagaagagtttacaaactggtgcaccgacaactttctagaactgaatgtcacaaaaacgaAAGAACtcataatagattttagaaagaaaaaacaaactctacgtgaactgcaaataaacactacatctatagaacaagtaaaggcatataaatatctaggcgttatcatcaacaacaatctttcatgggaagaccaccttggaactctgacaaagaaaacagcccagcgactcttttttctatacaaactattgcaaactcaatagctttaaactaaacaagaagatccttgagacattttaaagCGCGActatatacaaaatctgctaacatacggaataacttgttggcaaggcaacgcctcatctaaactgttgcgacgtctagaaaaaatctttaaaaaagcatcaaaaatgaCACTCacacattaccacatttaaaggaactttttgaacaaaagtgcctaagaaaaatcggaaaaatcttggaagacaacggccacccgctccatcagaactacgccaggtcgttgCGAAGTGGGCGAcagctgtcaatcaaaacaactagatttttctaaggcttttgacaaagtccaccaccatagtttgcttaaaaaaataaaatatttcggcattaatggtccactgcatcagtggattaaagattttctgataaggagagaacaaactgtaataataaatggctctaaatcaacaccgataacagtaaactcgggtgtacctcaaggaacagtcttgaatccactactatttttaatttacataaatgatttaccaaattgcattacttcaggaacaaaagtcagattatttgcagacgattgcataatatatagaacaataaaaacaacacaaaacacagatattttacaaagagaattagatgaattacagaaatgggaatcaaattggagcatgtctttccacccagaaaaatgtcagttgttaagagtaacaaaaaaactaaaacaaattaattccacttatcttattcatggcaaaccagtaacacagactaaaaacgcaaatacctaggtgttataataaatgaaaaactgtcatggaatccacatattgatgaaaaaaaaacaaacaaagcattaggatttattaaaagaaatttctataaatcaaataggaacataaaactaaaatattatttaaccttggttaggccaataatagaatatgcatcctccgtttgggacccctcaactcaagaaaacattaagaaactggaacagacacaaaatagagcagtgagattcataacaaacgaacattcacatttgactagagtaacacctttagtaaaatcaataaatttagaaagccttcaggacagaagactcaaaagtaaagtagcaataatacataaaaactgaaccataatcttcaaatgcaaaaacaaaatttaataaaatactctgaaagacacaaagataaaggcacactcctcgttccatatgctaggacgaatttgtacaaatactccttcttccctagtgctattagagcatggaatgggttgcctgagctagccaggaaaaccagtgacttggcagaatttaagtcattggttaatatgcatgactaaatgcatgacgcgtaggacgtaatcattttcttttttgaagtaacgtctgtattatataagataagataaaacaagaacggagcggtacaaaaactcgttcgtaccatACTCGGTCacactctatcaccgccactcattgatcagggaacatgaaatgcaccaagatacctgtgtgtagtcgctgaatgaactctttatgttgtgtctgttgtatttatgtgtatttttctgttttgttgtctttatatgagaaaagattccttgtaatcacaactaatttccataaggatcaataaagcagtcttagtcttagttagaAGCGATGATTAGGTCAAtagggaagcaaaaaaaaagaacacccGTTTGGGTGCCTAAGGACCGAGTCAATAGCAAAGGCGGGGATGGAAGAAGGCCTCAACAAAATGTCACTATCCACTCGGACTTGACAGCAGCCAGGATTTCGTCCTTGGTCAAGAAGCCGCTTTTGTCAGCGTCCAGCTTACTGAAGACCTGTCTCATGACCGTTCCTCTAGGGGTCGGTGTATTATGGCGGACACTTACACGGCTTATGTGGTAGAGATAAGGAACATTGGGGGAGTTTTCCCATTGTGCTAGGCCTTTGGCCTCGCTTCTAATCCAAACATCCTGTGAAACGAGCCATTGGTAATATCTTCTTGGCTCTTTTCCAGgcagaagtttgttcagacatgCAGATGGAGGCAGGCTTCCATAGGCCTTGAGCTCCAAGAGTCTTACATTCAACTTTTAGGACAATGGCAAAGAAGAAGTCCCTTGCCGTCCTGTTGGAGGTTTGGGGCTTGGACGTTATACATTCACAATATTTAATTCCTCGACAACAATTATTAACAAAATGATTTAGTTTTAATGTGAAAATTCGTTTCTTTgtatgtctttctttctgtcgtCTTCCCGCGCCATGTCCATTCCCATCATCCTCCAGTTGAGTAACATAAACGCGTTGACCTAACGGACCATTTTGTATGCTATGAACATTTGACCTAGGTCTACATGGACcgcttttcttttaaaatatttcaaataaaatacattggaaaaaaaactaatgtGTTCCATCCTCAGAGAATTTTGTCTTCGCAAAGCATTTCTTCAGCTTGATAAAGATAAAAGCGGGTATCTAACCAGAGAGGAAATAGAAGATGCTACCAAAAAGTCAGCAGGTTTGGACATTGCAGCTGAGAAAATTGCAGATCTGTTGATCTATCTTTGTAAAGAAGACAAAGATCAGAAGGTAGGTTACAGCTAGTGTAGCATTTAAGTAGGCCAATCTATTCTTTTTGTTATAATTAGGTAGGCTTATCAGTTCTTTGAGCAATATTAAAGTTTTCTTTGTGAGATATTCAGTAACCCTATCCTTTGTGTTAAAATTAAGTAGGCTTATCAGTTCTTTGAGcaatattaaagtttttttttaagatatttaagTAAGCCTATCTAGAAAACGACATTTGTTTTCTCCACACCCAATGTTCAGGTCAGTTACGAAGAGTTCCTTCGAGTGTTCGGCGTGCACCAAGAGGCTACCGTCATGAGACAGGTCTTCAGTAAGCTGGACGCTGACAAAAGCGGCTTCTTGACCAAGGACGAAATCCTGGCTGCTGTCAAGTCCGAGTTCGAATTGAAGTTGAAGGCATCAAAGATCTCCGACTTGCTCTGCTACTGGTGTAAAGACGAAGATAAGAAGATCAGCTACGAGGAGTTTGTCACCGTCTGGACCAAACAAGAAGCACAAAAGTAACGCCCACCTCAGTCTTTCCATTTACTTACAAACTATtggattattttatttaaaatatacactttatttctagtatttttcttttgtatgtaATATTCATACACAAATAAAATCTGAACATGCTTTCTTATAAATGTAGGTGGTGTTCATTTTTCTATCGCATTGAATGACTGGTGAAAAATTGTGGCCAATCAGAAGGCAGGTTattgaaattataataattgaacAGTCGAGGTTACTCACCCATATTAGTTCAaggaggagcggtggctgagcggtaaagcgcttggcttccgaaccagagaccagggttcgaatcctggtgaagactgggattttttatttcgggatcttcgagcgcctctgagtccacccagttctaatgggtacctgacattagttggggaaaagtaaaggaagttggtcgttgtgctggccacgtgacaccctagttaaccgtgacaccctagttaaccgtaggccacagaaacagatgatctttacatcatctgccctatagaccacaaggcctgaaaggggaactttacttttactactaTCTAGTTCTAGAGAAAAACGTGACTTTCCATGCGCCAATCTTAGGAGACAGTTGAGAGAAAGATCAAgtgacttgtacataagctcCTAGGGGACGCCCAAAGGCCAGTCCTACTCATTGTTAGTTAGACACATTCATGACAGTGACCTCAAAATAACTAATGAGTTATTAGTCGTCACGAATAGACCTTTGGGAATAACAAGGATCCCTACAGCTATTGAATAACACGAatgtaccttttttttctttaccaatTAGTTATTCATTATCATGTATCTGTATGGCAAAAATATCAGTTGCCACTACAGGTAGGCCTATTTGAAACGTGACCTGAAAGTGGTGTGTGTACACTTGATTAAATTGTGCCTGACATTTTAGAGACGTTATCATTTATAAAAAggtaaacaaaaatttacataattcaatatttattataaaatgttattttttaaagaccaCAAACAGACCTGTAACCAGCACAATGTAAATAATGGAATTTCACCACTTACTCAGTGTATCGATTTTATTAAGAAAATACCATACGAATGAAGATATTTCCCTgtattaaaaattgtttatatgTACGAGCATGGTTTCTTCTGTAAAAGTACACTAGAACAGTTCTTTAAACAATccacattttacaaatatttttttttagaagacaaagcttatctaagggaaagagctTCCCATTTACAactctctcaataatgtagaagtaaatttcccttattcgatatctaacaaaatatggattcatgttttattaggtgtaataaataattgttaaaagtttcaagatccgagaatgggtgtgtgagaaatgaCATGATCAACTATCTTAAGCAGTATCTGTGAAGTCAACTTGATCTCAGAATGTGTAAGGAAGAAATAACATGATCAACTATCTTAAGCCGTATCTGTGAagtcaacttgatctgagaatgtgtgtgggagaaatgacgtgtataaactttttaccagacagacatagtgaaaTGATATACCCTTTGTAAAAAACATCATCCTACGCACCAAGCCTTTGGTATACATGGGTTAAGGTGCAAATCTTCCATTTAATACAGCAGGGATTCAACGTAAAACGCCATTATTATTGGAgagaaatgttttattataagAATAGCATATGTACATAACTAGTTTACAAACTCTACACGGACATTTGCACAACTTCCAAGTGGCTCAGCAATGTGCATTCACAAAATGTTGGCCTATAGAAAGAATCTTTACCATGGCAAGAGTACATTGAAATCTTAGCAACAaccaaataataatatatcattTTAATCAAAggaaatgttttcgttcacctaATAGAAAGATGAAAATATAATACTATTTTTAGAACAGCTCTGACACTGAAAGGCAGCTGTGACACCTTACCAAACTCTCTTCACAGCTTCACAACCAAGCGTTTCAAATCAGTCTTGTTTTATGTGCCTAAACAGAAATGAATTGCAAACATAGTAGTGGTCTTACCTACAACACTGCTCAAACTCTACTAGTACTTTCCTCTCAGAAGCTAACACAAATATGGTGTCAGAAATTAGTattgattttaaacaaaaactccCACTTATAGAGGAgaaggttgtttttttactcCTCTCTAATTGTTCTTTGTTGTGGTTTTTTGAAGAGAAAGCTTGGAATACTAACATAAAGTATAGGGAATAATTTTGATGAATTAGAATAAATATGATTTAAACTGGTAAAAGAAGCTTTGAAAGTCGAGCAAAAAATTCTTTCCAGTACTGGCTAGTGATTCCAGAGAAGAAAATAACCACAGTTATTAAAATACAACTTACAAGTAAAATAATATCAATTTTGTCTAGCGCCTTCACCACCATCACATGAAAccaaatctagaatctaaacaATACTTTCACTATTcccataaataaatattcacaATGATCAATGAAGTCACACAAAGGGAAAAAAGAACCAGGCAACACATCGGCAGACACAAACCTAGTTCTCCCCAAACAAATGAGGGCATTCTAGAATCATTTACACATCATTATCATGAAATACAAATGGCTGggataaaatatgaaaaaagtCATAATTTAATGTAGTCATCTTAGCAACATAACaaacacagacaaaaaaaaatgatttcacattaaaaatcattcagaaaagaaaattggTAGctaattaaaagaatttcatctaaaaaaaaaaatctcaaatttAGGTGATGTGTCTTCTACCAGATATTAATAGTAGAAAACTAGTTGAACATTCTATTGCCACACAACCAAATGTAGCTCTAGGTGTTAGGATATGAATGGGAAGGTAGGTCACAGACACATGCAGTCACACAGTGAGGAATCAAAGTTGCTGGTCACAAGATCAAACAGAGCCATCACCATAGTGACTCACAGAAGTCTATAGTTTCTCTGAGAAGCTGGTGAGAAAATAGTACTAGATACATTGGAGAAAAAGGCACACTAACTTGACTAAgactcaacaacaacaaaaaaaagctacaaaaaaaattggggCTTAGAATATTTAACCTTAAAGAAGCTAAATATGTAGTCATTAAGTACATAATATACTAACACTGGTACACTAAATTGTTTTTCTGCTTGTGTTTTGAAAACCTTAAAATAGCTTGACTTTAATTAAAAccaacatgaagaaaaaatttTGCTCAATAAATTGAATTATATCATGTATAGAGAGACTGAGAGGAACCACCAAGTTCAATGTGAGTTCTGTTCTATTTGGAGCCAGACTGCTCCTTCAAGATGAGCTGTGTTCTATTTGGAGCCAGAGGACTAAAATGGGGTGAAGCAAACttttctaaattgaaacaaatttataagaatgaaaaaattCAAGTGCTGATaatataaaacattataatGGTTTTAAACAGCCAACATAATTATTAGCTTTGATTTCATTTGctattgtttctttttacaCTTTATTGTATCAACCACTTATCTACATTGTACATCAAGATAAAAATACTGAAACGTTATTGTGAACTCAAAATCAAACTGTTGCAAGTCATCATCCCAATTGACATGTTGGTTGTATAGAGACACTTGAACTCCACACTAATCCTAGATAGGTTTCACACAGCATTGTTTCCAACTGCTACAAGAATAAAAGTGCACTCATACACAAGAAACATTCTAATAATAAAAGGTTAAAATGACTGGAAtccacaaagaaacaaaaacaaaaaagtgaaatttttaaaccccccccccctaaaaaatattaatcaaaAACAGACAATTATAGATTACAAATGAGACCATAACCTAGTTTAGTTGCTTATGGAACACACCCTTCAATACAAGTCTTAAAGAAATAGCTATCCCCAAGCAACcccaatatatattatttttagaattaCACGGACTATTGTATGAAATGTTAATGCTACATTGAAATCTATTCTATTTGTgattctaaaataaattaaccTTTAGAACTAATTTAGTACTGCTGTTAAGACCAAAGCTGATTGGCTCTACAGAAGTCATGGCACTCAGTACAGTGACCCTATTGTAGCAAGTGCAGGCCTGTCACTTAAGTTgatctatttttacattattattattgcatgtTAATCATTGGTCACAGACAGGTGTTTTCATACtaacaaaagaattaaaaagatCTCTACGATGACCATCTGCCTGTATACAACCCCTccctaccccctccccccccccccccaaaaaaacaaaattaattcaaataCTGGTGCCAATAAAACAGGTAAGTTAGCTCATTTAATGCTTATCTTATCAAACAACTTATGAATGAATAGAACAAAAACTCATCTACAAAGTACAACAGAGTTtaccttacaaaaaaaaaaaaattagctcaTTCAACAGAAAAGGTATAGTAGCAGACAGTCAACATACAGGAAGGCCCATGAACATTTGTATCAGTTTCATAAGgcagtcaaaaaaaaataaactttttcagAGGAAATAATATACAAGAAATGTGGTGAGTACATTGACCTCTTGACCCCTGTCTTGATTTGTTCttggtatgttttttttttattaaaagtaaacatgttttcatttttaaaaatgtcaataatataaacatatttacataatatattacactaaagtaattattttgtcAGTAAAACCTGATTGGGAcaagacctaaaaaaaaaatcaatgaagcAGTGAGAGACAAGACTTCATTAAAGTCAAACAACAAATTAACAAAACTAATTACAAACTGGCCAATTCAGATCTCTGAatgaacaaaacatttttaatgttacATTTCATAAGAGGTATGTTGTTACACTGAGTTTCCCAATATCTCTCAAGGTCTCTGaaattcttccctagtgtttttagagcatggaatgggttgcctgagctagccaggaaaatcagtgacttagcagaatttaggtcattggttaatatgcatgacgcatagggtgtactcatcatcttttttgaagtaacgtctgtattatataagtaaGCAGTACAatcaaaatataacttttagaAAACTTGTTTAGATTCACCATATTAACtttgttaaaaaagaaaaattgagcTCAACTCAAAACTTGTAAAATCAGTTGAAGTTATAGTTGGAATTAAcactattatatattatttcatttataaaatatacaataGTCAACAGCATTTAAGTTAGTTAATAATGCCACTCAACATAATGTCTAGTGTTCCATGGCTAAACTTCAACAAACATGGTATagtgcacacaaaaaaactattttagtaGGTGTCAGCAAGTGGAACCTAAAAAGTACAAGCAGTCCACAATCCTGGAAAGAACCACTGAGTCAAGAAGACATATAGTTCTAGCTCTTTTTTCACTTAATAAGTATTTCATCATCCACTATTGGATGAAGTGTACAAAACACTAAGACAAAGACAAAAAACATTTCTGACacagaacttgtcaagctgttTAGGGAATTGTCCTTATCTTGGTTGCATAGTCTCTACTGAAGGAAATGAACACTGAATGAAGCCAAATGTCTTTTGCAACAAAAAGTTGACCAACCTTTCTAATATTGAATGATagtacagacctgcctaccaaaaaaagtccaaatgcgtaacacttacggtcaaaatgcgtattttggcaccagaatgcgtaacacttacgtgatcctctattttgtcatatatatatatatatatataatattagatgtcatgattagatctacaatctaaatctagatcaatagagatgatatctagattagatctggatctatgtctatataatatataatgaatataatctactctagatctgggctcaaaagTGTTACCGATGTCGTGGATCCGCTAGATCctaactttcgtaggcctaccttcatacttgatctattctatactaagactaagaatctagtctagatctagactagatggtagtagatgttatcgatctagatctagtcaatctaaattctaaatcatactagatctataactagtttgtagggtaatgtagagaatcataatgtaatgactagctagactcgagctacatctattcctgtataacaagttatctagattctagatctagaatccagatctagattagatatctacagtgtcactcaatgtgttttgaatcgatagctcttcgatttttttttctatacaaatgaatacgagaATCAGGAATGcaccaacataattaatttctactcatgaacttacaa encodes:
- the LOC106050380 gene encoding uncharacterized protein LOC106050380, translating into MLTVPWFVTSTIQDLFRWSPRHRLQNEGASPGPVEEKPVEAKNISAVSVAAPPAPASNVAPVAEKAVLTPTKATPNFTAVKSKTEPPKPAKKETVSQSVTQPEVNSGTKTSYKTLVLAPSASGGKMSFEWAKEQVEKFKFDFDDADKDKSGSLSFSEVYQVLKKVGFNGSEQEAQVIFGHLDRDSDKKVTREEFEASLKNLPRLTIKEFCLRKAFLQLDKDKSGYLTREEIEDATKKSAGLDIAAEKIADLLIYLCKEDKDQKVSYEEFLRVFGVHQEATVMRQVFSKLDADKSGFLTKDEILAAVKSEFELKLKASKISDLLCYWCKDEDKKISYEEFVTVWTKQEAQK